A genomic segment from Roseibium algicola encodes:
- a CDS encoding DUF1761 domain-containing protein, producing the protein MMFDGINLIAVAAAAIVSFLFGALWYGILGKAWMNAAGLTKEQTRPNPVVFATAFFCQIIMAFVFAGVIYHTGGADIRNGIISALMIWVGIVMTTQIVNHRFQGLSWNLTLIDGGHWLGVLLVQGIVIGWLS; encoded by the coding sequence ATGATGTTCGACGGTATCAACCTGATTGCAGTTGCTGCGGCCGCCATTGTGTCTTTCCTGTTCGGCGCGCTCTGGTACGGCATCCTCGGCAAGGCCTGGATGAACGCCGCCGGTCTGACCAAGGAGCAGACGAGGCCAAACCCGGTTGTCTTTGCAACGGCCTTTTTCTGCCAGATCATCATGGCATTCGTCTTCGCGGGCGTGATCTATCACACCGGTGGAGCCGATATCAGGAACGGCATCATCTCCGCGCTGATGATCTGGGTCGGCATCGTCATGACCACGCAGATCGTCAACCACCGCTTTCAAGGGCTGTCCTGGAACCTGACGCTGATCGACGGCGGTCACTGGCTCGGGGTACTGCTTGTGCAGGGTATCGTGATCGGATGGCTGAGCTGA
- the acs gene encoding acetate--CoA ligase, with the protein MTESVFPVPAEVAARAHVDNAKYQEMYQRSVEDPDGFWGEHGKRVDWIKPFTKVKNTSYDYHNVSIKWFEDGTLNVSANCVDRHLEKRGDQPAIIWEGDDPNEHKVITYKELHREVNKFANVLHGQGVKKGDRVTIYLPMIPEAAYAMLACARIGAVHSIVFGGFSPDSLAQRIEDCASECVITADEGLRGGRKVPLKANVDKAAEKAPVKSVIVVKRTGGDIAMQAGRDVWYHDEADRVSDHCAPAEMNAEDPLFILYTSGSTGKPKGVMHTTGGYLVYASMTHEYVFDYHEGDVYWCTADVGWVTGHSYIVYGPLANGATTLMFEGVPTYPGPGRFWEVCDKHNVNIFYTAPTAIRALMGAGDEHVTKTSRKSLRLLGSVGEPINPEAWTWYYNVVGDKRCPIVDTWWQTETGGILITPLPGATDLKPGSATRPFFGVQPAIVDAEGKFLEGATEGNLVIKDSWPGQMRTVYGDHERFVQTYFATYKGLYFTGDGCRRDEDGYYWITGRVDDVINVSGHRMGTAEVESALVAHPKVSEAAVVGYPHDIKGQGIYAYVTLMEGEEPSDELKKELVKHVRSEIGPIASPDLIQFAPGLPKTRSGKIMRRILRKIAEDSFDSLGDTSTLADPTVVDDLIDNRQNRG; encoded by the coding sequence ATGACTGAGTCCGTATTTCCCGTTCCCGCGGAGGTTGCCGCGCGGGCGCATGTCGACAATGCCAAATATCAGGAAATGTATCAGCGTTCCGTGGAAGACCCCGACGGCTTCTGGGGTGAGCACGGCAAACGGGTGGACTGGATCAAGCCTTTCACCAAGGTGAAGAACACTTCCTACGACTATCACAACGTTTCGATCAAATGGTTCGAGGACGGCACGCTCAACGTTTCGGCCAACTGCGTTGACCGCCACCTGGAAAAGCGCGGCGACCAGCCCGCGATCATCTGGGAAGGTGACGACCCGAACGAGCACAAGGTCATCACCTACAAGGAACTGCACCGCGAGGTGAACAAGTTCGCCAACGTGCTGCACGGCCAGGGTGTCAAGAAGGGCGACCGCGTCACCATCTATCTGCCGATGATTCCGGAAGCAGCTTATGCAATGCTTGCCTGCGCCCGCATCGGCGCTGTGCATTCCATCGTCTTCGGCGGATTTTCACCGGACAGCCTTGCCCAGCGTATCGAGGATTGCGCCTCTGAATGCGTGATCACGGCAGACGAGGGCCTGCGCGGTGGCCGCAAGGTGCCGTTGAAGGCCAATGTCGACAAGGCTGCTGAAAAAGCGCCGGTAAAGAGCGTCATCGTGGTCAAGCGCACCGGCGGCGACATTGCCATGCAGGCCGGCCGAGACGTCTGGTACCACGACGAGGCGGACCGTGTGTCCGACCATTGTGCACCGGCGGAGATGAACGCGGAAGATCCGCTCTTCATCCTCTACACTTCCGGGTCGACCGGCAAACCCAAGGGTGTGATGCACACCACCGGCGGCTACCTGGTCTACGCCTCCATGACCCATGAATATGTCTTCGATTATCACGAAGGCGACGTCTACTGGTGCACGGCGGATGTGGGCTGGGTCACCGGTCACAGCTACATCGTCTACGGCCCGCTTGCCAACGGCGCCACCACGCTGATGTTCGAAGGTGTTCCGACCTATCCCGGTCCGGGCCGCTTCTGGGAAGTCTGCGACAAGCACAACGTCAACATCTTCTATACGGCACCCACCGCGATCCGCGCCCTGATGGGCGCCGGCGACGAACACGTCACCAAAACCTCGCGCAAGTCCCTGCGTCTTCTGGGGTCCGTGGGCGAGCCGATCAATCCGGAAGCCTGGACCTGGTACTACAATGTGGTTGGCGACAAGCGCTGCCCGATTGTCGACACCTGGTGGCAGACCGAAACCGGCGGCATCCTGATCACCCCGCTGCCGGGCGCAACCGACCTGAAGCCAGGTTCCGCCACACGTCCGTTCTTCGGCGTCCAGCCGGCGATCGTCGACGCGGAAGGCAAGTTCCTGGAAGGGGCAACGGAAGGCAACCTTGTCATCAAGGACAGCTGGCCAGGCCAGATGCGCACGGTCTATGGCGACCATGAGCGCTTCGTCCAGACCTATTTCGCCACCTACAAGGGCCTCTATTTCACTGGTGACGGCTGCCGTCGTGACGAGGACGGCTACTACTGGATCACCGGCCGCGTTGATGACGTCATCAACGTTTCCGGTCACCGCATGGGCACGGCGGAAGTCGAGAGCGCACTTGTGGCGCATCCGAAGGTTTCCGAGGCCGCTGTGGTCGGCTATCCGCACGACATCAAGGGACAGGGCATCTATGCCTATGTCACGCTGATGGAAGGCGAAGAGCCGAGCGACGAGCTGAAGAAGGAACTGGTCAAGCATGTCCGCTCGGAAATCGGGCCGATTGCCTCTCCGGACCTGATCCAGTTCGCACCCGGCCTGCCGAAGACCCGGTCGGGCAAGATCATGCGCCGTATCCTGCGCAAGATCGCCGAAGACAGCTTCGACAGCCTGGGCGACACATCGACCCTGGCCGATCCGACCGTCGTCGACGACCTGATCGACAACCGCCAGAACCGCGGCTGA
- the rpsP gene encoding 30S ribosomal protein S16 codes for MATKIRLARGGSKKRPYYRIVVADIRSPRDGRFIEKVGSYDPMLPKDSENRVTLNVERIQHWLDSGAKPTDRVHRFLDAAGLLKREPRNNPKKAELGAKAKERVEAKRQAEEEAAAAAAEAAAAPAEEAAAE; via the coding sequence ATGGCTACGAAAATTCGCCTGGCACGTGGCGGTTCTAAGAAGCGCCCGTACTACCGCATCGTTGTTGCTGACATCCGCTCCCCGCGCGATGGCCGTTTCATCGAAAAGGTCGGTTCCTACGACCCGATGCTGCCGAAGGATTCCGAAAACCGCGTGACCCTGAACGTCGAGCGTATTCAGCATTGGCTGGACAGCGGCGCAAAGCCGACCGACCGCGTTCACCGTTTCCTGGATGCTGCCGGCCTCTTGAAGCGTGAGCCGCGCAACAACCCGAAGAAAGCCGAGCTGGGTGCAAAGGCGAAGGAACGCGTTGAAGCCAAGCGTCAGGCTGAAGAAGAAGCAGCTGCTGCTGCCGCTGAAGCTGCTGCCGCTCCGGCAGAAGAAGCAGCTGCCGAATAA
- a CDS encoding antibiotic resistance protein VanZ: protein MAKFPVLRFKLPRFIQVHVDRHYLDISLSRVLPLFALMTFGVLAGLVFNTGVGHPYDKVIHIGFFALLTLSIHALFCCRLRISAVVAFGMGLAGEVVQGFIPHHEMSLQDAFANGIGVALVVALIALKRSEVRQAVRQDVPAEEREELNLRKMGLQPVPTRYLSGSSSEGSGTPSEK from the coding sequence GTGGCAAAATTTCCAGTCCTGCGTTTCAAGCTTCCCCGTTTCATTCAGGTGCATGTCGACCGCCACTATCTCGACATTTCCCTGAGCCGCGTGCTGCCCCTGTTCGCCTTGATGACCTTCGGCGTGCTGGCCGGCCTTGTGTTCAACACCGGCGTCGGCCACCCCTATGACAAGGTCATCCATATCGGCTTTTTCGCACTTCTGACCCTGTCGATCCATGCGCTGTTCTGCTGCCGGCTGCGCATTTCCGCCGTCGTCGCCTTCGGCATGGGTCTCGCGGGTGAAGTGGTGCAGGGCTTCATTCCCCACCACGAAATGTCGTTGCAGGATGCCTTCGCCAACGGAATCGGGGTTGCACTGGTCGTCGCACTGATTGCGCTGAAGCGTTCCGAGGTTCGGCAGGCTGTCCGCCAGGACGTTCCCGCGGAGGAGCGCGAAGAGCTCAACCTACGCAAGATGGGCTTGCAGCCCGTGCCAACGCGTTACCTGTCCGGCTCGTCTTCCGAAGGCTCAGGAACTCCTTCGGAGAAGTAA
- the rplS gene encoding 50S ribosomal protein L19 translates to MNIIEQLNAEEMAKIEEQRKLPEFSPGDTVRVNVKVTEGTRTRTQAYEGVCIARSGGGINESFTVRKISYGEGVERVFPVYSPMLEGVEVVRRGKVRRAKLYYLRDRRGKSARIVENTNARSKRLNEEVRAEVAAAKAAAAEAKAAAKEAAENAAE, encoded by the coding sequence ATGAACATCATCGAGCAGCTCAATGCTGAGGAAATGGCGAAAATCGAAGAGCAGCGCAAGCTGCCGGAATTTTCTCCTGGTGACACCGTTCGCGTCAACGTGAAGGTCACCGAAGGTACGCGTACCCGTACCCAGGCTTACGAAGGCGTCTGCATCGCCCGTTCCGGCGGCGGCATCAACGAGAGCTTCACGGTTCGCAAGATTTCTTACGGCGAAGGCGTCGAGCGCGTTTTCCCGGTCTACTCCCCGATGCTGGAAGGCGTTGAAGTGGTTCGCCGCGGTAAAGTCCGTCGCGCGAAGCTCTACTACCTGCGCGACCGTCGCGGCAAGTCTGCCCGTATCGTGGAAAACACCAATGCTCGTTCCAAGCGCCTCAACGAAGAAGTGCGTGCGGAAGTGGCTGCTGCCAAGGCAGCTGCTGCAGAAGCCAAGGCCGCTGCCAAGGAAGCTGCAGAGAACGCAGCCGAATAA
- a CDS encoding HNH endonuclease: MTIAVSSGAHPALVLNADYRPLSYYPLSLWSWQDTIKAVFLDRVNIVAEYDAAVRSPSFEFRLPSVVSLKTFVKPSRYPAFTRFNVFLRDKFQCQYCGSKDELTFDHLVPRSKGGLTTWDNVITACSPCNLRKSNKSCQQLNMWPMHMPFQPTIQDLHNNGRGFPPNYLHDSWLDFLYWDTELEP, encoded by the coding sequence GTGACGATAGCGGTTTCGTCGGGCGCCCATCCGGCGTTGGTGCTCAATGCGGATTACCGGCCTTTGAGCTACTACCCCCTGTCGCTGTGGAGTTGGCAGGATACCATCAAGGCTGTGTTCCTGGACCGGGTGAACATTGTTGCCGAATACGATGCGGCGGTTCGAAGTCCGAGCTTCGAGTTCCGATTACCCAGTGTGGTCTCTCTCAAGACCTTCGTGAAACCCAGCCGATACCCTGCCTTTACCCGATTTAACGTCTTTCTCCGCGACAAATTCCAGTGTCAGTACTGCGGCTCCAAGGATGAGCTGACCTTCGACCACCTTGTGCCGCGTTCCAAGGGTGGTCTGACGACCTGGGACAATGTCATCACCGCCTGCTCCCCCTGCAATCTGCGCAAGTCCAACAAGTCGTGCCAGCAACTGAACATGTGGCCGATGCACATGCCGTTCCAGCCGACCATCCAGGACCTGCACAACAACGGCCGCGGTTTCCCGCCCAACTATCTGCACGATAGCTGGCTGGATTTCCTCTACTGGGATACCGAGCTGGAACCGTAG
- the trmD gene encoding tRNA (guanosine(37)-N1)-methyltransferase TrmD encodes MTFKATILTLYPDMFPGPLGHSLSGRALDKGLWQLETSQIRDFATDKHRSVDDTPAGGGAGMVLRADILARAIDAAAPAVDPRPRLLMSPRGTPFTQDRAHELAEGPGAVIVCGRFEGVDQRVIDARGLEEVSVGDYILSGGEIGALTMLDAVVRLIPGVMGNMDSAETESFEGGLLEHPQYTRPAEFEGLTIPEVLTSGNHRKIHEWRMAEAERLTRERRPDLWDAYMADEDDVD; translated from the coding sequence ATGACGTTCAAGGCAACCATTCTGACGCTCTACCCGGACATGTTTCCAGGGCCCCTGGGCCACAGCCTTTCGGGCCGGGCGCTGGACAAGGGGCTTTGGCAGTTGGAAACCAGCCAGATCCGCGACTTCGCGACGGACAAGCACCGCTCCGTTGACGATACACCGGCCGGTGGCGGTGCCGGTATGGTGCTCAGGGCCGATATCCTGGCCAGGGCCATTGATGCGGCGGCCCCCGCTGTTGACCCGCGCCCGCGGCTCCTTATGAGCCCGCGCGGGACGCCCTTTACCCAGGACCGTGCGCATGAACTTGCCGAAGGCCCTGGCGCAGTCATCGTCTGTGGTCGGTTCGAAGGGGTCGACCAGCGGGTGATCGACGCGCGCGGCCTGGAGGAAGTCTCCGTCGGCGACTACATCCTGTCCGGCGGCGAAATCGGCGCGCTGACCATGCTGGACGCTGTTGTCCGGCTCATCCCTGGCGTCATGGGCAACATGGACAGTGCGGAAACCGAAAGTTTCGAGGGTGGCCTGCTGGAACACCCGCAATACACGCGGCCGGCCGAGTTCGAAGGCCTGACCATTCCCGAGGTTCTGACCTCGGGCAATCACCGGAAGATCCACGAATGGCGCATGGCCGAAGCCGAGCGCCTGACACGCGAGCGGCGGCCGGATCTCTGGGATGCCTATATGGCGGATGAAGACGACGTGGATTGA
- a CDS encoding TadE/TadG family type IV pilus assembly protein — MPIFALMVIFLIVVMGAAVDVSRTVNAREKLSYAIDAAALSVAADLSTSLMTDEQIKQALTDSFKSNLDGAEFLTEAIKNLTFVVDAENGTIKVSSTASLQNYFIDFGGYMMKNLGPETFAFGTSSQVSYSKFNVELALVVDVTGSMSSSDMNTLRKASAAVVNILLPEDVEEDDAKVRISLVPYSQGVNLGTYAKKVKGGDFYSVSGNCVTERQDYSTYEVMLTDDPYNYYKKSSPPPAQTFFGGGSSSCSSTSKLVPLTKSRSTLLPAISALNNTGGTAGQTGVAWGWYSLSPNYANVWPADSAPAAYSDGDTLKFAIIMTDGDNNRYYQYIEQEEQCGWVKKNGKSTWQCSTVAVNAWRETGESESYNNTSSVRSRDICAAMKAANIQVFGVYFGTSNTSAGAKNMQSCASQGNYYQAASSDELIGAFANIARKIQSIYLSK, encoded by the coding sequence TTGCCCATCTTTGCGTTGATGGTGATTTTTCTGATCGTCGTCATGGGCGCAGCCGTGGACGTTTCGCGCACGGTCAACGCCCGTGAGAAGCTGTCTTATGCGATCGATGCGGCCGCACTGTCCGTGGCGGCGGATCTGTCCACATCGCTCATGACGGATGAACAGATCAAGCAGGCGCTGACGGATTCCTTCAAGTCCAACCTGGACGGCGCCGAGTTTCTGACCGAAGCCATCAAGAACCTGACCTTTGTGGTCGATGCGGAAAACGGAACCATCAAGGTCTCCTCGACGGCCAGCCTGCAGAATTACTTCATCGATTTCGGTGGCTACATGATGAAGAACCTGGGTCCGGAGACCTTTGCCTTCGGAACCAGTTCACAGGTCTCTTATTCCAAGTTCAACGTGGAGCTGGCCCTTGTGGTGGACGTCACCGGCTCGATGTCCTCCAGTGACATGAACACGCTGCGCAAAGCCTCGGCGGCGGTGGTCAACATCCTGCTGCCCGAGGACGTGGAAGAAGACGATGCCAAGGTGCGCATTTCGCTGGTTCCCTACAGCCAGGGCGTCAACCTCGGCACCTATGCAAAAAAGGTGAAGGGCGGCGATTTCTACAGCGTCAGCGGCAACTGCGTCACGGAACGTCAGGATTATTCCACCTATGAGGTCATGCTCACGGACGATCCCTATAACTACTACAAGAAGTCCAGCCCTCCTCCGGCACAGACCTTTTTTGGCGGGGGCAGCAGCAGTTGCTCGTCCACGTCCAAGCTGGTGCCGTTGACCAAGAGCCGCTCCACGTTGCTGCCGGCGATTTCCGCTCTCAACAACACTGGCGGTACGGCGGGTCAGACCGGGGTTGCCTGGGGCTGGTACAGCCTGTCGCCGAACTACGCCAACGTATGGCCTGCGGACAGCGCGCCTGCGGCCTATTCAGACGGCGATACGCTCAAGTTCGCGATCATCATGACTGACGGCGACAACAACCGGTATTACCAATATATCGAACAGGAGGAGCAGTGCGGCTGGGTCAAGAAAAACGGCAAGTCGACCTGGCAATGCAGCACAGTGGCCGTGAACGCCTGGCGGGAAACAGGTGAAAGCGAAAGCTACAACAACACCTCTTCCGTCCGCTCACGAGACATCTGTGCGGCCATGAAGGCTGCCAACATCCAGGTTTTCGGAGTTTACTTCGGAACCAGCAATACATCCGCAGGGGCAAAAAACATGCAGTCCTGCGCAAGCCAGGGAAACTATTATCAGGCTGCATCGTCCGATGAACTCATAGGAGCGTTCGCAAACATCGCGCGGAAGATCCAGTCGATCTACCTGTCCAAATAA
- a CDS encoding chorismate mutase — MSEAENKLGESPALSELKALRASIDNIDAALVHMLAERFKCTQKVGVLKATNDLPPADPAREKIQIERLRQLAGDANLDPDFAEKFLNFIVKEVIRHHEAIAAEAGN; from the coding sequence ATGAGCGAAGCGGAGAACAAGCTGGGTGAAAGCCCCGCCTTGAGCGAACTGAAGGCTCTTCGGGCGTCCATCGACAACATTGATGCGGCTCTTGTTCACATGCTCGCCGAACGGTTCAAGTGCACCCAGAAAGTGGGTGTGCTGAAAGCCACCAACGACCTGCCGCCGGCTGATCCGGCGCGGGAGAAAATTCAGATCGAACGGCTGCGCCAGCTTGCGGGCGACGCCAATCTCGATCCTGACTTTGCCGAGAAATTCCTGAACTTCATCGTCAAGGAAGTGATCCGGCACCACGAAGCCATTGCCGCTGAAGCCGGCAACTGA
- the leuC gene encoding 3-isopropylmalate dehydratase large subunit → MANARTLYDKIWDDHVVDMQPDGTGLLYIDRHLVHEVTSPQAFEGLRMAGRQVRQPEKTLAVVDHNVPTTDRRHGIDDPESALQVDTLAKNAAEFGIEYYSELDMRQGVVHIVGPEQGFTLPGMTIVCGDSHTSTHGAFGSLAHGIGTSEVEHVLATQTLIQKKAKNMLVKVDGKIPAGVTAKDIVLAIIGKIGTAGGTGYVIEYAGEAIRALSMEGRMTVCNMSIEAGARAGLIAPDEITYKYIEGRPKAPKGEAWDMALGYWKTLHSDADAYFDKVIELDAANLPPIVSWGSSPEDVISVEGVVPDPAEIADENRRESKKRALEYMGLQPGTRITDIKIDRAFIGSCTNGRIEDLRAAAAVIGNHKVAAGVSAMVVPGSGLVKEQAEEEGLDVIFKEAGFEWREPGCSMCLAMNADKLKPGERCASTSNRNFEGRQGHKGRTHLVSPAMAAAAAIAGHFVDIREWTTN, encoded by the coding sequence ATGGCCAACGCACGGACGCTTTACGACAAGATCTGGGACGACCACGTGGTCGACATGCAGCCGGACGGAACCGGTCTGCTCTACATCGATCGCCACCTGGTGCATGAAGTTACCAGCCCGCAGGCTTTCGAAGGCCTGCGCATGGCCGGCCGCCAGGTGCGCCAGCCGGAGAAGACGCTTGCCGTGGTCGACCACAACGTTCCGACCACCGATCGCCGTCACGGCATCGATGATCCGGAATCGGCCCTGCAGGTCGACACGCTGGCCAAGAACGCGGCAGAATTCGGCATCGAGTATTATTCCGAACTCGACATGCGTCAGGGCGTCGTTCACATCGTGGGTCCCGAGCAAGGCTTCACCCTGCCCGGCATGACCATTGTGTGCGGCGACAGCCACACCTCCACCCATGGCGCTTTCGGCTCCCTCGCCCACGGCATCGGCACGTCCGAAGTGGAACACGTTCTGGCCACCCAGACGCTGATCCAGAAGAAAGCCAAGAACATGCTGGTGAAGGTCGACGGCAAGATCCCTGCCGGCGTCACCGCGAAAGACATCGTTCTGGCCATCATCGGCAAGATCGGTACCGCAGGCGGCACCGGCTACGTGATCGAGTATGCCGGCGAAGCAATCCGTGCCCTGTCAATGGAAGGCCGCATGACGGTCTGCAACATGTCCATCGAGGCCGGTGCACGTGCAGGCCTGATTGCACCGGACGAAATCACCTACAAGTACATCGAAGGCCGCCCCAAGGCGCCCAAGGGCGAAGCCTGGGACATGGCTCTCGGCTACTGGAAGACCCTGCATTCGGATGCGGACGCCTATTTCGACAAGGTCATCGAGCTGGACGCCGCCAACCTGCCGCCGATCGTTTCCTGGGGCTCGTCTCCGGAAGACGTCATCTCGGTGGAAGGTGTCGTGCCGGATCCGGCCGAAATCGCTGATGAAAACCGCCGCGAGTCCAAGAAGCGCGCCCTGGAATACATGGGCCTGCAGCCGGGCACCAGGATCACCGACATCAAGATCGACCGTGCCTTCATCGGTTCGTGCACCAACGGCCGCATTGAAGACCTGCGTGCTGCGGCGGCCGTCATCGGCAATCACAAGGTGGCAGCAGGCGTCAGCGCCATGGTTGTCCCGGGCTCTGGTCTGGTGAAGGAACAGGCCGAAGAAGAAGGTCTGGACGTCATCTTCAAGGAAGCAGGCTTCGAATGGCGTGAGCCGGGCTGCTCCATGTGCCTTGCCATGAATGCGGACAAGCTGAAGCCGGGCGAGCGCTGTGCGTCGACGTCCAACCGCAACTTCGAAGGCCGTCAGGGTCACAAGGGCCGGACCCATCTGGTTTCGCCGGCCATGGCGGCAGCGGCGGCAATCGCCGGCCATTTTGTCGATATCCGCGAGTGGACGACTAATTGA
- a CDS encoding TadE/TadG family type IV pilus assembly protein, translating into MQYLKRLICRPLLAEFTGDRKASILPIFGMLVILIVVIAGITIDVSRTVNAREKLSFAIDAAALSVAADLSTSVMSDDQIKQALADSFKANLADVEFLDEAIDNLDFVVDPDNGTIKVTSTASLKNYFIDMGGYGKSALGPETFSFGTSSQVTYSRFDVELALVVDVTGSMRNDMDTLRDASEGLVNILIPDGTEESESKVRISLVPYSQGVNLGAYASKVKGGLFGYADSSKCVTERQDYDDGEDLYEVRYTDKTYNYYDKTDPPPKAVFYGGGSNNCSSTSKMIPLTSDRDELLDAIADLDDNGGTAGQTGVVWGWNSISPNYSDVWPLASKPEPYDNEDVLKFAIIMTDGDNNRYYEYIGEREECDWVYSRRHGWQYKCETVTVNQWQERSESESYSNNSSTAQRALCQAMKDEGISIFGVYFGTSNTSAGSRNMQSCASTGNFYKATSSDELINAFANIAKKIQQIYVSR; encoded by the coding sequence ATGCAGTATTTGAAGCGTCTCATTTGCCGACCCCTGCTTGCAGAGTTTACCGGCGATCGCAAAGCATCCATTTTGCCCATTTTCGGTATGCTGGTGATCCTGATCGTCGTGATCGCGGGGATTACCATCGACGTGTCCCGAACGGTGAATGCGCGCGAAAAACTGTCCTTTGCGATTGATGCCGCGGCACTTTCGGTCGCGGCAGACCTGTCGACCAGCGTCATGAGCGACGACCAGATCAAGCAAGCTCTGGCGGATTCCTTCAAGGCCAACCTGGCCGACGTCGAATTCCTGGACGAGGCAATCGACAATCTCGACTTCGTCGTCGATCCGGACAACGGCACCATCAAGGTAACGTCCACGGCCTCTCTCAAGAACTACTTCATCGACATGGGCGGTTACGGCAAGAGTGCCCTCGGCCCGGAAACATTCAGCTTCGGAACGAGCTCACAGGTCACCTACTCACGCTTTGACGTCGAACTGGCCCTCGTCGTCGACGTTACCGGGTCCATGCGCAACGACATGGATACGCTGCGGGATGCCTCCGAAGGCCTGGTGAACATCTTGATCCCGGATGGAACCGAAGAATCCGAAAGCAAGGTCCGTATCTCGCTGGTGCCATACAGCCAGGGGGTCAACCTGGGAGCTTACGCTTCCAAGGTGAAGGGCGGCCTCTTCGGCTATGCCGACAGCAGCAAATGCGTGACGGAACGCCAGGATTACGACGACGGCGAAGATCTCTACGAAGTTCGCTACACCGACAAGACCTACAATTACTACGACAAGACCGATCCGCCGCCGAAGGCCGTGTTTTACGGCGGTGGCAGCAACAATTGTTCCAGCACGTCGAAGATGATCCCGCTGACATCCGACCGGGACGAGTTGCTCGATGCGATCGCCGACCTGGATGATAACGGCGGTACGGCAGGCCAGACCGGCGTGGTCTGGGGCTGGAACAGCATCTCGCCGAACTATTCGGACGTATGGCCCCTTGCGAGCAAGCCGGAGCCTTATGACAACGAGGATGTTCTCAAGTTCGCGATCATCATGACCGACGGGGATAACAACCGGTACTACGAATACATCGGCGAACGGGAAGAATGCGACTGGGTTTATTCCAGACGCCATGGCTGGCAGTACAAGTGTGAGACGGTGACGGTCAATCAGTGGCAGGAACGCAGCGAAAGCGAGAGCTACAGCAACAATTCCTCAACGGCTCAGCGCGCGCTTTGCCAGGCCATGAAGGACGAAGGAATTTCGATCTTCGGCGTCTATTTCGGCACCAGCAACACCTCGGCCGGGTCGAGAAACATGCAGTCCTGCGCCAGCACGGGCAATTTCTACAAGGCAACGAGTTCGGACGAGCTGATCAACGCCTTTGCCAATATCGCCAAGAAGATCCAGCAGATCTACGTTTCGAGGTAA
- the rimM gene encoding ribosome maturation factor RimM (Essential for efficient processing of 16S rRNA): MTSKDDQKVLMAKIGAAHGIRGEVRVKPYGDDPLSFADYGILTTRDGKRSFEVERARVQKTVVITKFKGIADRNQAEELNGVDLFIDRDQLPEPEEDEFYYSDLTGLDVLDQTGETLGKIIAVQDFGAGDLLEVRPKRGRSFYVPFTKEFVPEIDLENGRISASLPEDYFSEGVPEPSEDEPDR; the protein is encoded by the coding sequence ATGACGTCCAAGGACGATCAGAAGGTACTGATGGCCAAGATCGGTGCGGCGCATGGCATTCGCGGGGAAGTGCGGGTCAAGCCTTACGGCGATGACCCGCTTTCCTTTGCCGATTACGGCATTCTGACCACCCGGGACGGCAAACGTTCCTTCGAGGTGGAACGGGCGCGGGTGCAGAAGACGGTGGTGATCACCAAGTTCAAGGGGATCGCGGACCGCAACCAGGCGGAAGAGCTGAACGGTGTCGATCTCTTTATCGACCGTGACCAGCTGCCCGAACCTGAAGAAGACGAATTCTACTATTCCGACCTGACCGGCCTCGATGTGCTCGACCAGACTGGCGAGACACTCGGGAAGATCATTGCGGTGCAGGATTTCGGAGCCGGCGACCTGCTGGAAGTCCGGCCAAAACGCGGCCGCAGCTTCTATGTTCCGTTCACGAAGGAATTCGTGCCGGAGATCGATCTGGAGAACGGCCGGATCAGCGCTTCGCTGCCGGAGGATTACTTCTCCGAAGGAGTTCCTGAGCCTTCGGAAGACGAGCCGGACAGGTAA